One genomic segment of Candidatus Margulisiibacteriota bacterium includes these proteins:
- a CDS encoding FlgD immunoglobulin-like domain containing protein: MLKKIRFFKLICLIMVFVLAIQAFVYAGDVVDTVASAVTIVVGVALVVTGVGAAVMAGGLLAPAWGTAVAGTTAGVLAGTGTALIVGGDQWSRRDEIRKNYGGGSGAGGGSETNNPAPPDPKNWQIEVKINDTGDKTKKTAVIQIKDIYSGAYIAPPSGYAAYVSHSNSQVHMTIGGALSFGLKAESIDTSSFVSIKDAPNLTVSGIPNIIKYALSKQSQLARLEVLNSAGAVVYAFSESMPNPARPIPFVWKGKDLGGNNVAPGAYSVRIKAIKGDGSTEYSPISVMSVASSIPADNEQLLTFDSENKAYVTFFNPSSSSATDSIRVVIKDSSGDRLIKNSSVVFEGGGTAPIILQNSLNFALNMTSNIDGVPVKVTIPGADDSSKNIKMIINEGGAEQATYEYDPINGTVSLNGSAHTSSKADVYYGILKMMENIENQVFGQGGISYDKDNNDLKINMSKFANKSGIASDYKVDISKDANTISTTVSKGSNSVTSTYDLNDNKVTMPADFTWAGDFNWDLTSSNLALIEGPSVAGVKVMSGDLSFIGESRKILAALNKTLFAAILAKEYLKVTTPMIRPVEPDITDIIWYPSLAKTVTVKGTAGGVLPHIYVTNGSTVREVTGVSYSGGIWSVNISLNNGENMINAVVSTADGREVESGDATVYIGTNGGPDLILVSPRDRQVFESSVFPFEENGNSAKGLVSPGYSLSIGGEDISVDSSGNFNDPINIKNLQEGQNNISISVSGGHNLSFVRSFIGAYKFINDVKSNAYVLRRGDFMFSNKGLAGFDVIPLEPDHVGVYLGNKKVIDPIMTGIEEHDLSVKDNNNYYYGEGFYYATQIPKLADENKRSAVVEKIKPYIGTEYDLPINLLTFKGHYDGADNGKFYCSELGYWAWNQVAGSNTGINLLNIMYPFRGINDSSNSILPAYFCEETMKVKEVAK, translated from the coding sequence ATGCTTAAAAAAATTCGTTTCTTTAAATTGATTTGTCTGATCATGGTTTTTGTATTAGCAATACAAGCATTTGTATATGCAGGAGACGTGGTTGATACGGTCGCAAGTGCTGTAACCATTGTAGTTGGAGTTGCCCTTGTTGTAACGGGTGTTGGCGCAGCAGTCATGGCGGGGGGGTTGCTTGCTCCAGCATGGGGGACAGCAGTAGCAGGCACCACGGCAGGTGTTCTGGCAGGGACAGGAACGGCTCTGATTGTGGGGGGCGACCAATGGAGTAGGCGGGATGAAATTAGAAAAAATTACGGTGGTGGCAGTGGAGCAGGAGGGGGGAGCGAAACGAATAACCCAGCTCCACCCGATCCAAAAAACTGGCAAATCGAGGTTAAAATAAATGACACCGGAGACAAAACCAAGAAGACGGCAGTTATTCAAATTAAAGACATTTACAGTGGCGCCTACATTGCCCCGCCATCTGGCTACGCTGCATATGTCTCCCATTCCAACAGCCAGGTCCATATGACGATCGGCGGCGCTTTGTCTTTTGGCCTAAAAGCAGAAAGTATTGATACCTCAAGTTTTGTCAGCATCAAAGACGCTCCCAATTTAACTGTTTCCGGAATCCCTAACATTATTAAATATGCTCTTTCAAAGCAAAGCCAACTGGCAAGATTAGAAGTGTTGAATTCTGCCGGCGCGGTGGTCTATGCTTTTTCTGAATCGATGCCAAACCCTGCTAGGCCGATCCCTTTTGTCTGGAAAGGAAAAGATCTTGGTGGCAATAATGTTGCTCCGGGTGCTTATTCTGTGCGTATAAAGGCAATTAAAGGCGACGGCTCGACGGAATATTCACCAATCAGTGTCATGAGCGTAGCCAGCTCAATCCCCGCCGATAATGAACAGCTCTTAACTTTTGATTCCGAAAATAAGGCCTATGTCACGTTTTTTAATCCTTCCTCATCAAGCGCCACAGATTCCATTCGTGTTGTCATAAAAGATTCGAGCGGGGATCGGCTCATTAAAAATAGTTCTGTTGTCTTTGAGGGGGGAGGAACCGCGCCGATTATTTTGCAGAATTCATTAAATTTTGCGCTGAACATGACTTCAAACATTGATGGCGTGCCGGTAAAGGTAACTATCCCCGGGGCGGATGATAGTTCCAAGAATATTAAGATGATAATAAATGAAGGAGGAGCAGAGCAAGCGACTTATGAATACGATCCAATAAACGGGACAGTTTCTTTAAACGGCAGTGCGCACACCAGCTCAAAGGCAGATGTTTATTACGGAATTCTGAAGATGATGGAAAATATTGAGAATCAGGTATTTGGACAGGGTGGGATTAGTTATGACAAGGATAATAATGATTTGAAGATCAATATGTCAAAATTTGCCAATAAAAGTGGAATTGCTTCGGATTACAAGGTGGATATTTCTAAAGATGCCAATACCATTTCTACAACCGTAAGCAAGGGATCAAATAGTGTTACCTCAACTTATGATTTGAATGATAATAAAGTGACGATGCCTGCTGATTTTACGTGGGCTGGGGACTTTAATTGGGATTTGACTAGCAGTAATTTGGCTTTGATAGAAGGGCCTTCAGTAGCCGGAGTTAAGGTTATGTCAGGCGACTTAAGCTTTATCGGCGAAAGCAGAAAGATTTTGGCAGCATTGAATAAGACTTTATTTGCGGCGATATTGGCAAAGGAATATTTAAAAGTGACAACTCCGATGATAAGACCGGTCGAGCCGGATATTACTGATATAATCTGGTACCCCTCACTGGCAAAAACCGTAACTGTTAAAGGAACTGCCGGAGGTGTTTTGCCTCATATATATGTAACAAATGGCTCTACAGTTAGAGAAGTAACTGGAGTAAGTTATTCTGGTGGGATATGGTCGGTCAATATTTCTTTGAACAATGGTGAAAATATGATTAATGCTGTCGTTAGCACCGCCGATGGCAGGGAAGTCGAGTCAGGAGATGCAACGGTGTATATTGGGACAAATGGCGGGCCAGACTTAATTCTTGTAAGCCCAAGGGACAGGCAAGTGTTTGAAAGTTCTGTTTTCCCGTTCGAGGAAAATGGCAATTCGGCGAAGGGTTTAGTTTCCCCCGGCTATTCGCTATCAATAGGTGGGGAGGACATTAGTGTCGATTCGTCAGGAAATTTTAATGATCCTATAAATATTAAAAATTTACAAGAAGGGCAAAACAATATATCAATTTCAGTTTCAGGCGGCCATAATTTATCATTTGTCCGATCATTTATCGGTGCTTATAAATTCATCAATGATGTCAAGTCGAATGCGTATGTATTAAGACGAGGGGATTTCATGTTCAGCAATAAAGGTTTAGCGGGCTTCGATGTTATTCCCCTAGAACCGGATCATGTGGGGGTATATCTAGGGAATAAAAAAGTGATTGATCCAATAATGACAGGGATAGAAGAACACGATCTTTCAGTTAAAGATAACAATAATTATTATTATGGTGAAGGTTTTTATTATGCAACGCAAATCCCAAAACTTGCTGATGAAAACAAAAGAAGCGCGGTTGTTGAGAAAATTAAACCTTACATTGGCACAGAATATGATCTGCCAATTAACCTGCTAACTTTTAAAGGTCATTACGATGGCGCTGATAATGGCAAATTTTATTGTTCTGAATTAGGATACTGGGCATGGAATCAGGTTGCAGGATCAAATACTGGAATTAATTTGCTGAATATTATGTATCCATTTAGAGGCATAAATGATTCTAGCAATTCTATTCTTCCCGCATATTTTTGTGAAGAAACCATGAAGGTCAAAGAGGTGGCAAAATGA